In a genomic window of Pseudomonas mohnii:
- a CDS encoding CvpA family protein — MPFTWVDWAIVAIIAISALISLSRGFVKEALSLVTWIIAGVVAWMFGGALSEYLAGYIETPSARVITGCAIMFVATLIVGAMINYLIGELVRVTGLSGTDRFLGMAFGAARGVLLVVVAVGLLSLGPVQQDGWWKESQLVPKFLLVADWSKNLILGWSSQWLASGISVPAEIPFKEHLLPTAKTPQ, encoded by the coding sequence GTGCCATTTACCTGGGTTGACTGGGCGATCGTTGCAATCATCGCCATCTCCGCATTGATCAGTCTGAGCCGCGGCTTCGTCAAAGAAGCGCTGTCGCTGGTGACCTGGATCATCGCAGGAGTCGTTGCCTGGATGTTCGGTGGCGCATTGTCCGAGTACCTCGCCGGATACATCGAAACGCCGTCGGCCCGTGTGATCACGGGCTGTGCCATCATGTTTGTCGCCACGTTAATCGTAGGCGCAATGATCAATTATCTTATCGGCGAGTTGGTACGCGTCACCGGGCTTTCCGGGACCGATCGATTCCTCGGCATGGCCTTCGGTGCCGCGCGTGGCGTGTTGCTGGTGGTCGTGGCGGTCGGGCTGTTGAGCCTGGGGCCGGTACAGCAGGACGGGTGGTGGAAAGAGTCCCAACTCGTGCCAAAGTTTTTATTGGTCGCAGACTGGTCCAAAAACCTGATTCTCGGGTGGAGCAGTCAGTGGCTTGCCAGCGGTATCAGCGTACCCGCTGAAATACCGTTCAAGGAGCATCTCTTGCCGACGGCGAAAACGCCTCAGTGA
- a CDS encoding SPOR domain-containing protein → MALLDKAYKQRMVGALVLVALAVIFLPMLFSRQDEQRQVTVEAPTAPQAPAMAQVQVEPVVVPEPQVLPQEPVPSDDEIAQEAKPTPPVAPKVPALPVPAVKPVAPAPALAAKPATAPAQPITAAPGKPDTTQSRVDANGLSISWSVQLASLANRESAEKLQKTLRSQGYNAYIRSTDGKNRVFVGPLIERAEADRLRDLLNRQQNLKGFVVRFQPERG, encoded by the coding sequence ATGGCATTGCTGGATAAGGCTTACAAACAGCGCATGGTCGGCGCCCTGGTTCTGGTCGCGCTGGCCGTGATTTTCCTTCCGATGCTGTTTTCCCGTCAGGATGAGCAGCGCCAGGTGACTGTCGAGGCACCGACTGCGCCGCAAGCGCCGGCGATGGCACAAGTGCAGGTTGAACCGGTGGTCGTGCCTGAGCCCCAGGTTTTGCCGCAGGAGCCGGTGCCCAGCGACGATGAGATTGCCCAGGAAGCCAAGCCGACGCCACCTGTCGCGCCGAAAGTACCAGCCTTGCCGGTTCCGGCCGTAAAACCGGTCGCTCCTGCTCCGGCGCTGGCCGCCAAGCCTGCGACCGCACCTGCCCAGCCAATCACGGCCGCTCCGGGCAAGCCGGACACCACGCAAAGCCGTGTCGACGCCAATGGCCTGTCGATCAGCTGGTCGGTGCAACTGGCCAGCCTGGCTAATCGCGAAAGTGCGGAAAAGCTGCAGAAAACCCTGCGCAGCCAAGGCTACAACGCCTATATCCGTTCCACCGATGGCAAAAATCGGGTGTTTGTCGGTCCGCTGATCGAGCGTGCCGAGGCCGATCGCCTGCGCGATTTGTTGAACCGCCAGCAAAATCTCAAGGGTTTTGTGGTGCGTTTTCAGCCTGAGCGCGGCTAA
- a CDS encoding FimV/HubP family polar landmark protein: MVQVRKLVLAIAAASALSSGMAHALGLGELTLKSTLNQPLVAEIELLDVKELTAAEVVPSLASPEDFAKAGVDRQAFLNDLTFTPVLSTGGKSILRVTSSKPLSEPMVKFLVQVMWPNGRLLRDYSVLLDPSKFSPQTAEAAAQPTPTQGVTAPVTGATKPSQYTTTPRDTLWEIAAKARNGGSIQQTMLAIQALNPDAFIDGNINRLKTGQVLRMPDQAQSTSMRQPKAIAEVAAQNTAWRQGRRYVAKPAAGQQQLDATKRVRGEATSSQPARDNLSLVSAESGKARGKGAAGDAKALNNKLAVTQESLDTTRRDNAELKSRISDLQSQMDKLQRLIELKNNQLAKLQAEGAAGAPAPAAAPTPAMTAELTPGAVPAPAPAEMTPAAVPAPVPAETPVEPTPAASDDKQFNELLTNPWLLGLAGGGALVVLLLLLLLARRRKAQQEAEKHLRMARALAEEQPFSADLDLPESSFEGLEVPPPSVKLATAPTPAPVPAPAPAPVVVTPPIAAPLVAPAADRSDDVLDKAQSHIAAGRLNQAAALLEEGIKQEPQRSDLRLKLMEVYGQQGDRDAFVAQERQLVANGDNFAQVEKLKSRFPAMALIAAGSIAAAAVAAELDAQYVKDLLQDESPAPAPEPAPEPAPAPVEDDFDSAFDLSLDDLENITPAVVTPAPEPEASTVADLEDFPLDDDLSFGSVLQQAEIKENLDDLSEFDLDMDLGAEPSTATLAEDDFLLDLDEGVKDLPVVETPAAPELALDDLELPADFDLSLAEEMDAPDAFAAELDDVNAELESLSGSIGEPTFTEQDALASAEDEPEFDFLSGTDEVATKLDLAQAYIDMGDNDGARDILNEVVVEGDDGQKSEAKEMLARLA; this comes from the coding sequence ATGGTTCAAGTTCGCAAACTGGTGTTAGCAATAGCGGCCGCCTCGGCGCTGTCCTCCGGTATGGCGCATGCCCTCGGGCTTGGGGAGCTGACCCTGAAATCGACGCTGAACCAGCCGTTGGTGGCAGAAATCGAATTGCTCGACGTCAAGGAACTCACCGCTGCCGAAGTGGTGCCGAGCCTGGCTTCACCTGAAGATTTCGCCAAGGCCGGTGTCGACCGCCAGGCGTTTCTCAACGACTTGACCTTCACTCCGGTGCTGAGTACCGGTGGTAAAAGCATCCTGCGTGTCACTTCCAGCAAGCCGCTCTCCGAACCCATGGTGAAATTCCTGGTTCAGGTGATGTGGCCCAACGGTCGACTGCTGCGTGATTACAGCGTTTTGCTCGACCCGTCCAAATTCTCACCGCAAACCGCTGAAGCAGCCGCGCAGCCCACGCCGACTCAGGGTGTGACCGCGCCCGTCACCGGTGCGACCAAACCTTCCCAATACACCACTACGCCGCGCGATACCCTCTGGGAAATCGCGGCGAAGGCGCGTAACGGCGGTTCGATTCAACAAACCATGCTGGCCATCCAGGCGCTGAACCCGGATGCCTTTATCGACGGCAACATCAACCGGCTGAAAACCGGGCAGGTGCTGCGTATGCCGGATCAGGCGCAAAGCACCAGCATGCGGCAACCCAAGGCGATTGCCGAAGTCGCTGCTCAGAACACTGCGTGGCGTCAGGGGCGTCGCTATGTCGCTAAGCCGGCCGCGGGGCAGCAGCAACTCGATGCCACCAAGCGTGTTCGTGGTGAAGCGACTTCGTCGCAGCCCGCTCGGGACAACCTGAGCCTGGTCTCGGCCGAGTCGGGCAAGGCCCGTGGCAAAGGCGCCGCAGGCGATGCGAAAGCCTTGAACAACAAGCTGGCGGTGACTCAGGAAAGCCTCGACACCACCCGCCGTGACAATGCAGAGCTGAAAAGCCGCATATCTGATCTGCAAAGTCAGATGGACAAACTGCAACGTCTGATCGAACTGAAGAACAATCAGCTGGCCAAGTTGCAGGCTGAGGGGGCGGCGGGTGCCCCGGCACCGGCTGCTGCGCCGACGCCGGCGATGACGGCTGAACTGACGCCTGGAGCTGTGCCAGCGCCAGCGCCAGCCGAGATGACGCCTGCAGCGGTTCCGGCGCCCGTTCCGGCCGAGACACCTGTCGAACCGACCCCGGCAGCTTCCGACGACAAGCAATTCAACGAGCTACTGACTAATCCTTGGTTGTTGGGCCTGGCCGGTGGCGGGGCCTTGGTTGTGTTGCTGTTGTTGCTGTTGCTGGCCCGTCGTCGCAAAGCCCAGCAAGAAGCCGAGAAACACTTACGCATGGCCCGCGCCCTGGCAGAGGAACAGCCGTTTTCTGCCGATCTTGACCTGCCGGAAAGCAGTTTCGAAGGCCTGGAGGTCCCCCCTCCGAGCGTAAAGCTGGCCACCGCGCCGACTCCTGCGCCCGTTCCGGCTCCGGCTCCGGCCCCGGTTGTGGTCACGCCACCCATCGCCGCGCCACTGGTGGCGCCAGCCGCCGACCGCTCGGACGACGTGTTGGACAAAGCCCAGTCGCACATCGCCGCCGGCCGTCTGAATCAGGCTGCAGCCCTGCTGGAAGAGGGCATCAAGCAAGAGCCTCAGCGCAGTGATCTGCGCCTGAAGCTGATGGAAGTCTACGGCCAGCAAGGCGATCGCGATGCGTTCGTTGCCCAGGAGCGCCAATTGGTGGCCAACGGCGACAATTTCGCCCAGGTCGAAAAACTGAAGAGCCGTTTCCCGGCCATGGCGCTGATTGCTGCCGGAAGTATCGCCGCCGCAGCGGTCGCGGCCGAACTGGACGCGCAGTACGTCAAGGACCTGTTGCAGGACGAGTCGCCAGCACCGGCACCAGAGCCAGCGCCAGAGCCAGCGCCGGCTCCGGTCGAAGACGATTTCGACAGCGCTTTCGATCTGAGCCTGGATGACCTGGAAAACATTACTCCAGCAGTCGTTACGCCTGCGCCGGAGCCTGAAGCATCGACTGTGGCCGATCTGGAAGATTTCCCTCTGGACGATGACCTGAGTTTCGGGTCGGTGTTGCAGCAGGCTGAGATCAAGGAAAACCTCGACGACCTGTCGGAGTTCGATCTGGACATGGATCTTGGTGCGGAGCCGTCGACAGCGACGCTGGCTGAAGATGACTTCCTGCTCGACCTGGACGAAGGCGTGAAGGATTTGCCAGTCGTCGAAACACCGGCAGCCCCCGAGTTGGCATTGGATGATCTTGAGCTGCCGGCCGATTTTGATCTGTCGCTGGCTGAAGAAATGGATGCGCCGGATGCTTTCGCCGCGGAGCTGGATGACGTCAACGCCGAGTTGGAAAGCTTGTCTGGCAGCATCGGTGAGCCGACATTCACGGAGCAAGACGCTTTGGCTTCTGCCGAAGACGAGCCGGAATTCGATTTCCTTTCCGGCACCGACGAAGTCGCCACCAAGCTCGATCTGGCCCAGGCCTACATCGATATGGGTGACAACGACGGCGCCCGGGATATCCTCAATGAGGTGGTGGTAGAAGGTGATGACGGCCAGAAGAGCGAAGCCAAGGAGATGTTGGCGCGTCTGGCCTGA
- the folC gene encoding bifunctional tetrahydrofolate synthase/dihydrofolate synthase: protein MTQRTLGEWLAYLEQLHPSAIDMGLERSQQVASRMGLGKPAPRVITVTGTNGKGSTCAFVASLLRAQGLKVGVYNSPHLLRYNERVQVNGVEATDAELCEAFAAVEAGRGDTSLTYFEMGTLAAFWLFQRSGLDAVVLEVGLGGRLDTVNVVDADMALVTSIGVDHADYLGDTRESVAFEKAGIFRQGAPALCGDLNPPQPLLDKARELKCPFFLRGRDFDLGITDHDWQWRGLDAQGRVVELHDLPLLDLPMENAALALQAYLLLGLPWVDAQIIQALQATRVVGRLDRRSFDWQGKRLNLLLDVGHNPHAAEYLARRLASRPLAGKRLAVFGLLADKDLDGVIAELSASVEHWAVAPLDSPRARPVADLREALHKRGASVTSYDSVAAALEGQCALATSDDEILLFGSFYCVAEALEWLARRSTEEAANGIAG from the coding sequence ATGACCCAACGTACCCTTGGCGAGTGGCTCGCCTACCTCGAGCAGTTGCATCCCTCGGCCATCGACATGGGCCTTGAGCGCTCGCAACAGGTAGCGTCCCGCATGGGGCTGGGTAAGCCGGCGCCTCGGGTGATCACGGTCACCGGCACCAACGGCAAGGGTTCTACCTGTGCGTTCGTGGCCTCGTTGCTGCGGGCCCAGGGCCTGAAAGTCGGTGTCTACAACTCTCCGCACCTGCTTCGTTACAACGAGCGGGTGCAGGTCAATGGCGTTGAAGCCACTGACGCCGAGCTGTGCGAAGCCTTCGCGGCGGTCGAGGCGGGGCGCGGCGACACGTCCCTGACCTATTTCGAGATGGGCACCCTGGCGGCGTTTTGGCTGTTCCAGCGTTCCGGGCTCGATGCCGTGGTGCTGGAGGTGGGGCTGGGCGGACGTCTGGACACGGTCAATGTGGTGGACGCCGACATGGCACTGGTCACCAGTATCGGGGTCGATCACGCGGATTACCTCGGTGATACCCGTGAGTCCGTGGCCTTCGAGAAGGCCGGTATCTTCCGCCAGGGCGCGCCCGCGCTCTGTGGCGACCTGAATCCTCCGCAGCCCCTGCTGGATAAAGCACGAGAGCTTAAATGCCCGTTTTTCCTGCGCGGGCGCGATTTCGATCTCGGTATCACCGATCACGACTGGCAATGGCGAGGTCTGGACGCTCAGGGGCGCGTGGTCGAGCTGCATGATCTGCCGTTGCTTGATCTGCCGATGGAAAACGCCGCGCTGGCGTTACAGGCTTATCTGTTGCTCGGGCTGCCGTGGGTGGATGCGCAGATTATTCAGGCGCTGCAGGCGACGCGGGTGGTCGGTCGTCTCGATCGTCGGTCGTTCGATTGGCAGGGCAAACGTCTTAACCTGTTGCTGGATGTGGGGCATAACCCCCATGCAGCGGAGTATTTGGCCCGGCGTCTGGCCAGTCGGCCACTGGCTGGCAAGCGTCTGGCGGTGTTCGGGTTGCTGGCGGACAAGGATCTGGATGGCGTCATTGCTGAGTTGAGTGCTAGTGTCGAGCACTGGGCTGTCGCGCCACTGGATTCGCCTCGGGCGCGGCCAGTGGCCGATTTGCGCGAAGCGCTGCATAAGCGCGGCGCTTCGGTAACGTCCTATGACAGCGTGGCCGCCGCCCTGGAAGGGCAGTGTGCGCTGGCGACGAGCGACGATGAAATTCTGTTGTTCGGATCATTTTATTGTGTCGCCGAGGCCCTTGAGTGGTTGGCTCGGCGCTCCACGGAGGAAGCGGCAAATGGCATTGCTGGATAA
- a CDS encoding aspartate-semialdehyde dehydrogenase → MSQSFDIAVIGATGTVGETLVQILEERDFPVGNLHLLASSESAGHSVPFRGKNVRVREVDEFDFGKVQLVFFAAGPAVTLSFAARATAAGCSVIDLSGALPADQAPQVVPEANAQVLVGLKKPFRISSPSPSATTLAVVLAPLLGLIDLQRINLTACLAVSAQGREAVTELARQTAELLNVRPLEPTFFDRQMAFNLLAQVGKPDERGHTLLEKRLVRELRQVMALPSLKISVTCIQAPVFFGDSFSVSLQSASEIDLAKVTAALEDAPGIELVEAGDYPTPVGDAVGQDVIYVGRVRQGIDDLSELNLWLTSDNVRKGAALNAVQLAELLIKDLL, encoded by the coding sequence ATGAGCCAGTCCTTCGATATTGCCGTGATCGGCGCCACCGGTACTGTCGGCGAGACGCTCGTGCAGATTCTTGAAGAGCGCGACTTTCCGGTCGGCAACTTGCACTTGCTGGCCAGTAGCGAATCCGCCGGGCACTCGGTGCCGTTTCGTGGCAAGAACGTTCGGGTGCGGGAAGTCGATGAGTTCGACTTTGGCAAAGTCCAGTTGGTGTTCTTCGCCGCGGGCCCGGCCGTGACCCTGAGTTTTGCCGCACGCGCCACGGCTGCCGGTTGCTCGGTAATTGACCTGTCCGGCGCGTTGCCGGCCGACCAGGCGCCACAAGTGGTGCCGGAAGCCAACGCGCAGGTGTTGGTCGGCCTGAAAAAGCCATTCCGGATCAGCAGCCCGAGCCCTTCGGCTACGACGCTGGCGGTGGTGCTGGCGCCGTTGCTGGGTTTGATCGATTTGCAGCGCATCAACCTGACCGCGTGCCTGGCGGTTTCCGCCCAGGGCCGCGAGGCCGTGACCGAGCTGGCCCGGCAGACCGCCGAGTTGCTTAACGTGCGCCCATTGGAGCCGACCTTTTTCGATCGACAGATGGCGTTCAATTTGTTGGCCCAGGTCGGCAAGCCGGACGAGCGAGGTCATACGCTGCTGGAAAAGCGCCTGGTGCGTGAGTTGCGCCAGGTCATGGCCCTGCCTTCATTGAAGATTTCCGTGACTTGCATTCAAGCCCCGGTGTTTTTTGGCGATAGCTTTAGTGTCAGTCTGCAATCAGCGAGTGAGATTGACCTGGCTAAAGTCACCGCCGCTTTGGAAGACGCCCCAGGCATCGAGCTGGTTGAAGCCGGTGATTACCCGACGCCGGTAGGTGACGCGGTAGGGCAGGATGTGATCTACGTTGGTCGGGTACGCCAGGGTATCGACGACCTGTCGGAACTTAATTTGTGGCTGACGTCAGATAACGTACGCAAAGGTGCTGCGCTCAACGCTGTGCAGCTGGCTGAGTTGTTGATAAAAGACCTGCTGTAA
- a CDS encoding phosphoribosylanthranilate isomerase, with protein sequence MSAVRSKICGITRIEDALAAVEAGADAIGFVFYAKSPRGVTCQQARAIIKALPPFVTTVGLFVNAGREELAEILEAVPLDLLQFHGDEGAAECESWHRPYIKALRVKAGDDIAAACDAYPSASGILLDAYVEGVPGGTGEAFDWSLIPQGLSKPIILAGGLTPDNVAEAVDRVHPYAVDVSGGVEESKGIKDHAKIRAFINALR encoded by the coding sequence ATGTCAGCCGTTCGCAGCAAGATTTGTGGGATTACCCGCATAGAAGATGCGTTGGCGGCGGTTGAGGCCGGGGCCGATGCCATCGGGTTTGTGTTTTACGCCAAGAGTCCGCGGGGGGTGACCTGCCAGCAGGCGCGCGCGATCATCAAGGCGTTGCCGCCATTCGTCACCACCGTGGGCCTGTTCGTCAACGCCGGTCGCGAAGAGTTGGCAGAAATCCTCGAGGCGGTACCGCTGGATCTGTTGCAGTTCCATGGTGACGAAGGCGCGGCAGAATGTGAAAGCTGGCATCGCCCGTACATCAAGGCGCTGCGGGTCAAGGCCGGTGATGACATTGCGGCAGCCTGCGACGCCTATCCGAGTGCCAGCGGCATCTTGCTCGATGCCTATGTCGAAGGTGTTCCCGGTGGAACCGGCGAAGCGTTCGACTGGTCACTGATACCGCAAGGTTTGAGCAAGCCCATTATTCTGGCGGGAGGCCTGACCCCGGATAACGTCGCCGAGGCAGTTGACCGGGTTCACCCGTATGCGGTGGATGTCAGCGGTGGGGTAGAGGAGAGCAAGGGCATCAAGGATCATGCGAAGATTCGGGCATTCATCAACGCGCTACGTTGA
- the asd gene encoding aspartate-semialdehyde dehydrogenase, whose product MKRVGLIGWRGMVGSVLMQRMLEEQDFDLIEPVFFTTSNVGGQGPSVGKDIAPLKDAYSIEELKTLDVILTCQGGDYTSEVFPKLREAGWQGYWIDAASSLRMQDDAVIVLDPVNRKVIDQQLDAGTKNYIGGNCTVSLMLMGLGGLFEAGLVEWMSAMTYQAASGAGAQNMRELIKQMGATHAAVADQLADPASAILDIDRRVAEAMRSDAYPTENFGVPLAGSLIPWIDKELPNGQSREEWKAQAETNKILGRFKSPIPVDGICVRIGAMRCHSQALTIKLNKDVPIADIEGLISQHNPWVKLVPNNREISMQELSPTKVTGTLNVPVGRLRKLNMGSQFVGAFTVGDQLLWGAAEPLRRMLRILLER is encoded by the coding sequence ATGAAACGTGTAGGTCTGATCGGTTGGCGCGGTATGGTCGGTTCCGTGCTCATGCAGCGGATGCTGGAAGAGCAGGATTTCGATCTTATCGAGCCGGTGTTTTTCACCACTTCCAATGTCGGTGGCCAAGGCCCGTCCGTGGGCAAGGACATTGCTCCGCTCAAGGACGCTTACAGCATTGAAGAGCTGAAAACCCTCGACGTGATTCTGACCTGCCAGGGTGGTGACTACACCAGTGAAGTCTTCCCGAAACTGCGCGAAGCCGGCTGGCAGGGCTACTGGATCGACGCCGCTTCCAGCCTGCGCATGCAGGATGACGCGGTCATCGTCCTGGATCCGGTCAACCGCAAGGTCATCGACCAGCAGCTGGACGCGGGCACCAAGAACTATATCGGCGGCAACTGCACCGTCAGCCTGATGCTGATGGGCCTGGGCGGTCTGTTCGAAGCTGGCCTGGTGGAGTGGATGAGCGCCATGACCTATCAGGCGGCGTCCGGTGCCGGCGCGCAGAACATGCGTGAGCTGATCAAACAAATGGGTGCGACCCACGCAGCGGTCGCCGATCAACTGGCCGACCCGGCGAGCGCGATCCTCGACATCGACCGTCGTGTCGCCGAAGCCATGCGCAGCGACGCCTACCCGACCGAAAACTTCGGCGTACCGCTGGCCGGCAGCCTGATCCCGTGGATCGACAAGGAGCTGCCGAACGGTCAGAGCCGTGAAGAGTGGAAGGCCCAGGCCGAGACCAACAAGATCCTCGGTCGCTTCAAGAGCCCGATCCCGGTCGACGGCATCTGCGTGCGCATTGGTGCCATGCGTTGCCATAGCCAGGCGCTGACCATCAAGTTGAACAAAGACGTGCCGATCGCCGATATCGAAGGGCTGATCAGCCAGCACAACCCTTGGGTCAAGCTGGTGCCGAACAACCGCGAGATCAGCATGCAGGAGCTGAGCCCTACCAAGGTCACGGGTACCCTGAATGTGCCGGTTGGCCGTCTGCGCAAGTTGAACATGGGGTCGCAATTCGTCGGTGCGTTCACCGTCGGCGACCAACTGCTCTGGGGCGCGGCCGAACCGCTGCGTCGCATGCTGCGGATCCTGCTTGAGCGTTGA
- the leuB gene encoding 3-isopropylmalate dehydrogenase: MSKQILILPGDGIGPEIMTEAVKVLELANDKYALGFELSHDVIGGAAIDKHGVPLADETLERARAADAVLLGAVGGPKWDTIERDIRPERGLLKIRAQLGLFGNLRPAILYPQLAEASSLKPEIVSGLDILIVRELTGGIYFGAPRGTRTLENGERQSYDTLPYSESEIRRIARVGFDMAMVRGKKLCSVDKANVLASSQLWREVVEQVAKDYPEVELSHMYVDNAAMQLVRAPKQFDVIVTDNMFGDILSDQASMLTGSIGMLPSASLDTNNKGMYEPCHGSAPDIAGKGIANPLATILSVSMMLRYSFNQQAAADAIEKAVSLVLDQGLRTGDIWSAGCTKVGTQEMGDAVVAALRNL, translated from the coding sequence ATGAGCAAGCAGATTCTGATTCTCCCGGGTGACGGTATTGGCCCGGAAATCATGACCGAAGCGGTCAAGGTGCTGGAACTGGCCAACGACAAGTACGCCCTGGGCTTCGAGCTGAGCCACGACGTGATCGGTGGTGCCGCCATCGACAAGCACGGCGTGCCGTTGGCCGATGAAACCCTGGAACGTGCCCGCGCAGCCGATGCCGTGCTGCTGGGCGCTGTTGGCGGCCCGAAATGGGACACCATCGAGCGTGACATCCGCCCTGAGCGTGGTCTGCTGAAAATCCGTGCGCAACTGGGCCTGTTCGGCAACCTGCGTCCGGCGATCCTGTACCCGCAACTGGCCGAAGCTTCGAGCCTGAAGCCGGAAATCGTCTCCGGCCTGGACATCCTGATCGTTCGTGAACTGACCGGCGGCATCTATTTTGGCGCGCCGCGCGGCACCCGCACCCTGGAAAACGGCGAGCGTCAGTCCTACGACACCCTGCCGTACAGCGAAAGCGAAATCCGCCGTATCGCCCGTGTCGGTTTCGACATGGCCATGGTCCGCGGCAAGAAGCTGTGCTCGGTCGACAAGGCCAACGTACTGGCCTCCAGCCAGCTGTGGCGTGAGGTGGTCGAGCAAGTGGCCAAGGATTATCCTGAAGTCGAACTGAGCCACATGTACGTCGATAACGCCGCAATGCAGCTGGTGCGTGCGCCGAAGCAGTTCGACGTGATCGTCACCGACAACATGTTCGGCGACATCCTGTCCGACCAGGCCTCGATGCTCACCGGCTCCATCGGTATGCTGCCATCGGCGTCCCTGGACACCAACAACAAAGGCATGTACGAGCCGTGCCACGGTTCGGCGCCGGATATCGCGGGCAAAGGCATTGCCAACCCGTTGGCGACCATTTTGTCGGTATCGATGATGCTGCGTTACAGCTTCAACCAGCAGGCCGCGGCCGATGCCATCGAAAAAGCCGTCAGCCTGGTGCTGGACCAGGGCTTGCGTACGGGCGACATCTGGTCGGCCGGTTGCACTAAAGTCGGTACGCAGGAAATGGGTGACGCAGTAGTCGCCGCGCTGCGGAATCTGTAA
- the truA gene encoding tRNA pseudouridine(38-40) synthase TruA, with the protein MAADGFFRIALGVEYKGSRYRGWQRQASGVLTVQETLENALSKVADSPVSLLCAGRTDAGVHACGQVVHFDTPVERSMKAWVMGANINLPHDVSVSWAKVMPAHFHARFKAIARRYRYVIYNDQIRPAHLNEEITWNHRPLDVERMAEAAQYLVGIHDFSAFRAGQCQAKSPIKELHHLRVTRHGKMIVLDIRANAFLHHMVRNIAGVLMTIGAGERPVEWMKEVLESRIRRSGGVTAHPFGLYLVQVEYRDEFELPERYIGPHFLTGFTELDG; encoded by the coding sequence ATGGCGGCCGACGGCTTTTTCCGGATCGCGTTGGGCGTTGAATACAAAGGCTCGCGCTATCGCGGCTGGCAGCGCCAGGCCTCCGGCGTGCTCACGGTGCAGGAAACCCTCGAAAACGCCTTGTCGAAAGTCGCCGACTCGCCTGTGTCGCTGCTGTGCGCAGGGCGCACCGATGCCGGTGTGCATGCCTGCGGACAGGTGGTGCATTTCGATACGCCGGTCGAGCGCTCGATGAAGGCCTGGGTCATGGGCGCCAATATCAACTTGCCGCACGACGTCAGTGTTAGTTGGGCCAAAGTCATGCCGGCGCATTTCCATGCGCGGTTCAAGGCCATTGCCCGGCGCTATCGCTACGTGATCTACAACGATCAGATCCGCCCGGCGCACCTGAACGAAGAAATCACCTGGAACCACCGTCCGCTGGACGTCGAACGCATGGCCGAGGCGGCGCAGTACCTGGTGGGTATCCATGACTTCAGTGCCTTTCGCGCTGGTCAGTGCCAGGCCAAGTCGCCGATCAAGGAGCTGCATCATCTGCGCGTCACCCGTCATGGCAAAATGATCGTATTGGATATCCGCGCCAACGCTTTCCTGCATCACATGGTGCGCAACATTGCTGGTGTGCTGATGACCATTGGGGCCGGCGAACGCCCGGTCGAGTGGATGAAGGAAGTGCTGGAGAGCCGAATCCGCCGCTCAGGCGGGGTGACGGCTCACCCGTTTGGTCTGTATCTGGTGCAGGTCGAGTACCGCGACGAGTTCGAATTGCCCGAGCGTTACATCGGCCCGCATTTCCTGACCGGTTTCACCGAACTTGACGGCTGA
- the accD gene encoding acetyl-CoA carboxylase, carboxyltransferase subunit beta, producing the protein MSNWLVDKLIPSIMRSEVKKSSVPEGLWHKCPSCEAVLYRPELEKTLDVCPKCNHHMRIGARARIDIFLDAEGRAELGADLEPVDRLKFRDGKKYKDRLTAAQKQTGEKDALISMSGTLLGMPVVVSAFEFSFMGGSMGAIVGERFVRAANYALENRCPMICFSASGGARMQEALISLMQMAKTSAVLARLREEGIPFISVLTDPVYGGVSASLAMLGDVIVGEPKALIGFAGPRVIEQTVREKLPEGFQRSEFLLEHGAIDMIIHRQELRPRLGNLLAQMMGLPTPKFVATPIEPIVVPPVPANV; encoded by the coding sequence ATGAGCAACTGGTTAGTAGACAAACTGATCCCTTCGATCATGCGTTCCGAGGTCAAGAAGAGCTCGGTGCCTGAAGGTCTTTGGCACAAGTGCCCGTCTTGCGAGGCTGTGTTGTATCGTCCGGAGCTGGAAAAGACCCTGGACGTTTGCCCCAAGTGCAATCACCACATGCGTATCGGCGCACGCGCCCGTATCGACATTTTCCTCGACGCCGAAGGCCGTGCCGAGCTGGGGGCGGACCTGGAACCGGTTGACCGTCTGAAGTTCCGTGATGGCAAGAAGTACAAGGATCGCCTGACTGCTGCGCAAAAGCAGACTGGCGAAAAAGATGCGCTGATCTCCATGAGCGGCACCTTGCTGGGTATGCCCGTGGTGGTTTCGGCGTTCGAATTCTCCTTCATGGGTGGGTCGATGGGCGCCATCGTCGGCGAGCGCTTTGTTCGCGCCGCCAACTACGCGCTGGAAAACCGCTGCCCGATGATCTGCTTCTCCGCCTCCGGTGGTGCGCGGATGCAGGAAGCGCTGATCTCCTTGATGCAAATGGCCAAGACCTCCGCGGTGCTGGCGCGTCTACGTGAAGAAGGCATTCCGTTCATCTCCGTGCTGACCGACCCGGTCTACGGCGGTGTTTCGGCCAGTCTGGCGATGCTCGGCGACGTCATCGTCGGTGAGCCGAAAGCGCTGATCGGCTTTGCCGGCCCACGCGTGATCGAGCAGACCGTGCGCGAAAAACTGCCGGAAGGCTTCCAGCGCAGCGAGTTCCTGCTGGAGCACGGTGCCATCGATATGATCATTCATCGTCAGGAGCTGCGTCCGCGCCTGGGCAACCTGTTGGCACAGATGATGGGCCTGCCGACGCCTAAGTTCGTCGCGACCCCCATCGAGCCGATCGTGGTTCCACCGGTGCCAGCCAACGTATGA